In a single window of the Streptomyces sp. NBC_00285 genome:
- a CDS encoding asparagine synthetase A — protein sequence MTSTPAFPTSPDQHLMRESTRATLRVQSRMLAATRAFLTGRGFQELLPPIIGPVTDPGIRGSKQVDVDFYGHKYKLMTSAILYKQASLLAFDKIFYIAPNVRLEPLETAVTHRHLAEFHQIDVEIREARREDAMEVAERLVAYVVAEVVRELPGELELLGRDADAFREVVEGVFGRMTHKEATADLVALGHPQDAGAEIDWQGEEIISAKSSRPFFVVDYPKGSRGFYDREDPEQPGVLRNFDLIAPEGYGELASGSEREHDYAALVTRMRETGENPAKYGWYLDLARRGIPASSGFGIGLERLTRYVTGRTAAWEASAYPKLPGVVSA from the coding sequence ATGACCAGCACGCCCGCGTTCCCGACCTCGCCCGACCAGCATCTGATGCGTGAGAGCACGCGCGCCACGCTGCGGGTGCAGTCCCGCATGCTGGCCGCGACCCGCGCGTTTTTGACCGGCCGGGGCTTCCAGGAGCTGCTGCCGCCGATCATCGGGCCGGTCACCGACCCGGGCATCCGGGGCTCCAAGCAGGTCGACGTCGACTTCTACGGCCACAAGTACAAGCTGATGACCAGCGCGATCCTGTACAAGCAGGCCTCGTTGCTCGCCTTCGACAAGATTTTCTACATCGCGCCGAACGTCCGCCTGGAGCCCCTGGAGACGGCCGTCACGCACCGCCATCTCGCCGAGTTCCACCAGATCGACGTGGAGATACGCGAGGCCCGGCGCGAGGACGCGATGGAGGTCGCCGAGCGGCTGGTGGCATACGTGGTGGCCGAGGTGGTCCGCGAACTCCCGGGCGAGCTGGAGCTGTTGGGCCGGGACGCGGACGCCTTCCGTGAGGTGGTCGAGGGCGTGTTCGGCCGTATGACACACAAGGAGGCCACCGCCGACCTGGTGGCGCTCGGCCATCCGCAGGACGCGGGCGCCGAGATCGACTGGCAGGGCGAGGAGATCATCTCCGCGAAGAGCAGCCGGCCCTTCTTCGTGGTCGACTATCCGAAGGGCTCGCGCGGCTTCTACGACCGTGAGGACCCCGAGCAGCCGGGTGTGCTGCGCAACTTCGACCTGATCGCCCCCGAGGGCTACGGCGAGCTGGCCAGCGGCAGCGAGCGCGAGCACGACTACGCGGCGCTGGTCACGCGGATGCGGGAGACCGGCGAGAACCCCGCCAAGTACGGCTGGTACCTGGACCTCGCCCGGCGCGGCATCCCCGCCAGCTCCGGCTTCGGTATCGGCCTGGAGCGGCTGACCCGCTACGTCACCGGCCGCACCGCAGCCTGGGAGGCCAGCGCCTACCCGAAGCTGCCGGGAGTGGTGTCGGCATGA
- a CDS encoding glutamate synthase-related protein, whose product MSTVLSATGFPEYQVRHRARHGAAAAFPALDGYGSGLLGAVPAGQETYDLLERARIVPPVFMPERLKKLIELAREPLYTDVELDASVGGFASRLPLYVSAFGSTQVASRDLGEAAGRQAGRLGIPMVIGENVVPVNGYRAASEAEVSPLLGRIAAYTEAAASSGNEEYGGVVVQQSTEDADAEVWNLVYSDPVSEPLLASGRLAFELKVGQGAKPGLGGLTVLGREAAGRVAEQYATDEVFGTGGDRVLRISSPGTFTEEILRQQVRLMRNNFPRVKVWVKLHPGRDVALAAATAWAAGADSVTVDGAEGGTAWAPTGFLGQVGLPLGDCLARIGRTGNCLLVSGRMWEGTRAVKALALGAHAVGLGRAALLAVDEDAVDGLVRLVESIALELRLLISALGKYRVEALDAQDVLLPPG is encoded by the coding sequence ATGAGCACCGTACTGAGCGCCACCGGCTTCCCCGAGTACCAGGTGCGGCACCGGGCCCGGCACGGCGCGGCCGCCGCGTTCCCCGCGCTGGACGGCTACGGCAGCGGCCTGTTGGGCGCGGTGCCGGCCGGGCAGGAGACGTACGACCTGCTGGAGCGGGCCCGGATCGTGCCTCCGGTGTTCATGCCGGAGCGGTTGAAGAAGCTGATCGAGCTGGCCCGCGAGCCGCTGTACACCGATGTCGAACTGGACGCCTCCGTCGGCGGGTTCGCCTCCCGGCTGCCGCTGTACGTGTCGGCGTTCGGCTCCACCCAGGTCGCCAGCCGCGACCTCGGCGAGGCGGCCGGCAGACAGGCAGGACGGCTCGGCATCCCGATGGTCATCGGCGAGAACGTGGTCCCGGTCAACGGCTACCGTGCCGCGTCCGAGGCCGAGGTCTCCCCGCTGCTCGGGCGGATCGCCGCGTACACGGAGGCCGCCGCTTCGAGTGGCAACGAGGAGTACGGCGGTGTCGTGGTCCAGCAGTCCACCGAGGACGCGGACGCCGAGGTGTGGAACCTCGTCTACAGCGACCCGGTGTCCGAACCCCTGCTGGCCTCCGGCCGGCTGGCCTTCGAGCTGAAGGTCGGCCAGGGCGCCAAGCCGGGCCTGGGCGGACTGACCGTCCTGGGCCGCGAGGCCGCCGGGCGGGTCGCCGAGCAGTACGCCACCGACGAGGTCTTCGGCACGGGCGGCGACCGGGTGCTGCGGATCAGCAGCCCCGGCACATTCACCGAGGAGATCCTGCGCCAGCAGGTCCGGCTGATGCGCAACAACTTCCCGCGCGTGAAGGTATGGGTGAAGCTCCACCCCGGCCGGGACGTGGCGCTCGCGGCGGCCACCGCCTGGGCGGCCGGCGCGGACTCCGTCACAGTCGACGGCGCCGAGGGGGGCACGGCCTGGGCACCCACCGGGTTCCTCGGCCAGGTCGGGCTCCCGCTCGGCGACTGCCTGGCCCGGATCGGCCGCACCGGCAACTGCCTGCTGGTCAGCGGGCGGATGTGGGAGGGCACCCGGGCGGTGAAGGCCCTGGCGCTAGGTGCCCACGCGGTCGGCCTCGGCCGTGCCGCCCTCCTCGCGGTCGACGAGGACGCCGTGGACGGGCTCGTCCGCCTCGTCGAGAGCATCGCCCTGGAACTGCGGCTGCTGATCAGCGCGCTCGGAAAGTACCGGGTAGAGGCCCTGGACGCTCAGGACGTCCTGCTGCCGCCCGGCTGA